In Pyrus communis chromosome 1, drPyrComm1.1, whole genome shotgun sequence, the following are encoded in one genomic region:
- the LOC137710720 gene encoding phosphatidylinositol-3-phosphatase SAC1-like, with translation MAKPDKSKPNIPQYVRSSAKVHPSNDFDADPNSYSLEKFKLYETRQRFYLIGSDRNKRFFRVLKIDRSEPDDLNISEDPVVYSPQEIKSLLQRIAEGNRATGGLTFVAKVYGIAGCIKFLESYYLILVTKRRQIGSICGHAIYSIDESQLITIPHVSIQTDIAHSKTELRYKKLLSSVDLTKDFFYSYTYPIMQSLQKNVLSMGEERMPYDNIFVWNAYLTQAIRSRCNNTIWTIALVHGHFKQIRLSIFGRDFSVSLVSRRSRHFAGTRYLKRGVNDRGRVANDVETEQIILDEEAGSCKGKMSSVVQMRGSIPLFWSQEASRFSPKPDIILQRYDPTYQATKLHFEDLARRYGNPVIVLNLIKTVEKRPREMMLRREFASAVGYLNQIFSEENHLKFIHWDFHKFAKSKSANVLAVLGAVASEALDLTGFYYSGKPRVVKRRPNQISRTSTGREASLRDLRANSGDRESDISQQKKIDNFSGEPPHFQSGVLRTNCIDCLDRTNVAQYAYGLAALGRQLHAMSLTNLPKVDPDSTIAAALMDMYQSMGDALAQQYGGSAAHNTVFTERQGKWKATTQSREFLKSIKRYYSNAYTDGEKQDAINLFLGYFKPQDGKTALWELDSDYYLHVSGIDDLLDVCPQGNDTHLGGLGNTLAPIPACREDFLRMKLTSFDKLIERTCSSIRDVRLCSEPDQRPGGGPANSSVAPDAAEIQLKSPNWLFGQRKYEDSGSAPKITSHEISNGGYRNETGVDGFCDLNWLSSEANDSEEDIFQRYLSMTSVDEANGWYGGTLLGDQDENSEIYKHYAELCQGPGIEPFKNDREMEQHYANALHMGTFNIVDDADVEVEMEAALKEYDQIGSDLGSIPASCKLLAEDPSWLTRWIIGEEKVQRI, from the exons ATGGCGAAACCTGACAAGTCGAAGCCCAATATCCCCCAATACGTCCGTTCCTCCGCCAAAGTCCACCCCTCCAACGACTTCGACGCCGACCCCAACTCCTACTCCCTCGAAAAGTTTAAGCTCTACGAGACCAGACAG CGATTTTACTTGATCGGAAGCGATCGGAACAAGCGGTTCTTCCGGGTCTTGAAAATCGACCGATCGGAGCCCGACGATTTGAATATCAGCGAAGACCCCGTCGTGTACTCGCCGCAGGAGATCAAGAGTCTGCTTCAGCGAATCGCCGAGGGCAATCGCGCCACCGGAGGCCTTACTTTTGTGGCCAAGGTTTATGGGATCGCCG GTTGCATTAAGTTTCTGGAATCGTATTACTTGATTTTGGTCACCAAGCGTCGGCAAATAGGAAGTATATGTGGTCATGCGATTTATAGCATTGATGAGAGCCAGTTGATTACTATTCCGCACGTCTCGATTCAAACCGATATTGCTCATTCTAAGACCGAGTTGCG GTACAAGAAGCTTCTATCCAGTGTTGATTTGACCAAAGATTTTTTCTATAGTTATACGTATCCTATAATGCAGAGCTTGCAAAAAAATGTGTTATCAATGGGTGAAGAAAGGATGCCATATGATAATATATTTGTATGGAATGCCTATCTAACACAAGCTATTCGATCAAGGTGCAATAACACAATCTGGACAATAGCATTAGTGCATGGCCATTTTAAGCAG ATTAGGCTATCAATCTTTGGTAGGGACTTCAGTGTTTCTCTGGTCTCTAGACGCTCTCGGCATTTTGCAGGAACACG TTACTTGAAAAGGGGAGTGAATGATAGGGGAAGAGTTGCAAATGATGTTGAGACAGAGCAGATAATCCTCGACGAAGAAGCTGGATCATGCAAAGGAAAAATGAGTTCTGTTGTCCAGATGCGTGGCTCGATTCCCCTTTTCTGGTCACAAGAAGCTTCAAGATTTAGTCCTAAGCCTGATATTATAT TACAGAGATATGACCCCACATATCAGGCTACCAAATTACATTTCGAAGACCTGGCAAGGAGATATGGCAACCCAGTTATTGTGCTTAATTTGATCAAG ACTGTCGAAAAAAGGCCTCGAGAAATGATGCTGAGGCGCGAGTTTGCAAGTGCAGTTGGGTACTTGAATCAAATATTTTCGGAGGAAAACCATCTTAAGTTTATTCACTGGGACTTTCACAAGTTTGCAAAAAG CAAGTCTGCCAATGTTTTAGCAGTTTTGGGTGCTGTGGCAAGTGAGGCGCTTGACTTGACTGGTTTTTACTACAGTGGTAAACCTAGGGTTGTTAAACGGAGGCCCAATCAAATAAGCCGGACAAGCACGGGAAG GGAAGCTTCTCTTAGAGATCTGAGAGCAAACTCTGGGGACAGGGAGTCTGATATTAGTCAACAGAAGAAAATTGATAATTTTAGCGGTGAACCACCACATTTTCAAAGTGGCGTTCTGCGCACGAATTGTATTGATTGTTTGGATCGAACCAATGTTGCCCAGTATGCTTATGGCCTTGCAGCTTTAGGCCGACAACTTCATGCAATGAGTTTGACAAATCTGCCCAAAGTGGATCCTGATAGCACTATTGCTGCAGCTCTCATGGATATGTATCAGAGCATGGGAGATGCCCTTGCGCAGCAGTATGGTGGCTCTGCAGCTCACAACACT GTATTTACTGAGAGGCAGGGAAAGTGGAAAGCCACAACCCAATCAAGAGAGTTCCTGAAGTCTATCAAGAGATACTACAGCAATGCTTACACTGATGGTGAAAAGCAAGACGCCATAAATTT ATTTTTGGGTTACTTCAAACCACAAGATGGGAAAACTGCTCTCTGGGAGCTGGATTCTGATTACTATCTTCATGTATCTGGAATTGATGACCTCCTCGATGTGTG TCCACAAGGAAATGATACGCACTTAGGAGGATTGGGAAACACTCTTGCCCCTATTCCTGCTTGCAGAGAAGACTTTTTGAGGATGAAGTTGACATCTTTTGATAAATTGATTGAAAGGACGTGTAGTTCAATAAGGGATGTTAGACTTTGTAGTGAACCAGATCAAAGACCAGGTGGTGGTCCTGCAAATTCTAGTGTGGCGCCTGATGCAGC TGAAATACAGTTGAAAAGCCCAAATTGGCTTTTTGGCCAGAGAAAATATGAAGACAGTGGCTCTGCACCAAAAATTACTTCACATGAAATCAGTAATGGAGGATACCGTAACGAGACAGGGGTTGATGGCTTTTGTGACTTAAATTGGCTTTCTTCTGAAGCCAATGATAGTGAGGAGGATATCTTCCAGAG GTACCTTTCAATGACATCAGTAGATGAAGCCAATGGGTGGTACGGTGGGACGCTTCTAGGTGATCAAGATGAAAACAGTGAGATATACAAGCACTATGCTGAGTTATGTCAG GGCCCTGGCATTGAGCCGTTCAAAAATGATCGTGAGATGGAGCAGCACTATGCTAATGCTCTTCATATGGGAACATTTAACATTGTCGACGATGCTGATGTTGAGGTAGAGATGGAAGCAGCCCTCAAGGAATACGACCAAATTGGTAGTGATCTTGGGAGCATCCCTGCATCATGTAAATTGTTAGCTGAAGATCCGAGCTGGTTGACGAGGTGGATAATTGGGGAAGAGAAGGTGCAGAGGATTTGA